In one Diabrotica virgifera virgifera chromosome 7, PGI_DIABVI_V3a genomic region, the following are encoded:
- the LOC114325250 gene encoding GDP-mannose 4,6 dehydratase, producing the protein MASGEIRKVALLTGVNGQDGSYLSEFLLNKGYEVHGIIRRASSFNTGRIDHLHSDPYAHKGGRFFLHYGDMTDSSCLVKIIGQIKPTEIYNLAAQSHVKVSFDLSEYTAEVDAVGTLRLLDAIRTCGLENSTKFYQASTSELYGKVVETPQNEKTPFYPRSPYAAAKLYAYWIVVNYREAYNIFACNGILFNHESPRRGETFVTRKITREVAKIHLGLSEYIELGNLDSKRDWGHARDYVEAMWLMMQEESPEDFVIASGETHSVREFVEAAFRHVGNEIVWEGKGVDEVGKDKETGKIRIKINSKYFRPTEVDLLLGDASKAKAKFNWAPKVTFLELVKDMMDSDLDLMRKNPMA; encoded by the exons GATGGTTCATATTTATCAGAATTCCTTCTAAACAAAGGCTACGAGGTACATGGCATTATACGAAGAGCCAGTTCCTTCAACACCGGAAGAATAGACCACCTCCACTCTGACCCCTACGCCCACAAAGGGGGCCGATTTTTTCTGCATTATGGCGACATGACCGACTCTAGTTGCTTGGTTAAGATCATCGGACAAATCAAACCAACTGAAATTTACAACCTAGCCGCTCAAAGCCACGTTAAAGTTTCATTCGACTTGAGTGAATACACTGCAGAGGTAGATGCTGTTGGAACGTTAAGACTGTTGGACGCTATTAGGACTTGTGGTTTGGAAAACTCGACCAAATTCTATCAGGCGTCTACTTCCGAGTTGTACGGAAAAGTTGTAGAGACTCCACAGAATGAGAAGACGCCTTTTTATCCTAGATCTCCTTATG CTGCAGCGAAGTTGTATGCCTATTGGATAGTCGTAAACTACAGGGAGGCTTACAATATATTCGCCTGCAATGGGATTTTATTTAACCACGAAAGCCCCAGAAGAGGAGAAACATTCGTGACTAGGAAAATTACGAGAGAAGTTGCAAAAATTCATTTGGGACTCTCTGAGTATATAGAATTAGGAAACTTGGATTCGAAAAGAGATTGGGGACATGCCAGGGATTATGTAGAG GCAATGTGGTTAATGATGCAAGAAGAATCGCCAGAAGACTTCGTAATAGCGTCCGGGGAAACACACAGCGTTAGAGAATTTGTAGAAGCGGCATTTAGACACGTAGGTAATGAAATTGTGTGGGAGGGTAAAGGAGTAGATGAAGTAGGAAAAGATAAAGAGACTGGGAAAATTAGGATTAAGATCAATTCCAAATACTTCAGACCTACAGAAGTG GATCTTCTATTGGGAGACGCTTCTAAAGCTAAAGCAAAGTTTAACTGGGCACCCAAAGTGACATTTTTAGAGCTAGTGAAAGATATGATGGACTCCGATTTGGATTTAATGAGAAAGAATCCTATGGCTTGA
- the LOC114325249 gene encoding protein lin-7 homolog C, producing the protein MAQIGEPLTLSRDIKRSIELLEKLQKSGEVPATKLAALQKVLQSDFLNAVREVYEHVYETVDIQGSQDVRASATAKATVAAFAASEGHAHPRVVELPKTDEGLGFNVMGGKEQNSPIYISRIIPGGVADRHGGLKRGDQLLSVNGVSVDGENHEKAVELLKQAHGSVKLVVRYTPKVLEEMELRFDKQRARRRQQYN; encoded by the exons aTGGCTCAAATTGGAGAACCTTTAACTCTATCAAGAG ACATAAAAAGATCGATTGAACTTCTTGAAAAACTCCAAAAAAGTGGCGAAGTTCCTGCTACAAAGCTGGCAGCTCTTCAAAAAGTTCTTCAGAGCGACTTTCTGAACGCCGTGCGTGAAGTTTACGAACATGTATACGAAACTGTAGACATACAAGGGTCTCAAGATGTGAGGGCTTCGGCCACAGCGAAAGCCACTGTTGCAGCTTTCGCAGCCAGTGAAGGGCACGCTCATCCCAGAGTCGTGGAACTGCCAAAAACTGACGAAGGGTTAGGTTTTAACGTTATGGGAGGCAAAGAGCAAAATTCGCCAATTTATATATCGAGAATTATTCCTGGAGGTGTAGCAGATAGACATGGAGGATTGAAGAGAGGTGACCAACTTTTAAGTGTCAATGGAGTG tCGGTAGATGGTGAAAACCACGAGAAGGCTGTAGAACTATTAAAACAAGCCCATGGGTCTGTGAAACTTGTAGTTCGGTATACTCCCAAAGTATTAGAAGAAATGGAACTTCGATTTGATAAACAAAGAGCCAGAAGGAGACAAcagtataattaa